The Elusimicrobiota bacterium genome contains a region encoding:
- a CDS encoding MBL fold metallo-hydrolase, whose product MKIKIVYDNRSQEGFKSSWGFSCLVETKNKVLFDTGANSETLLYNMNQLKINPEEIEIVVLSHSHWDHTGGLEGFLKSNRNKAIVYQPKAFSETTEICEDIYSTGALGGFFSIAEQSLVVKTEKENIVVTGCAHPGLENIIDRASKLGKIYGVLGGFHGFSKLDKLEVIKFIAPCHCTQRIEEIKIRYPENFREVKAGTVIEI is encoded by the coding sequence ATGAAAATTAAAATTGTTTATGATAATAGATCGCAAGAAGGATTCAAATCAAGCTGGGGATTTTCTTGTTTAGTTGAAACCAAAAATAAAGTTTTGTTTGATACAGGTGCAAATTCTGAAACATTACTTTATAATATGAACCAGTTAAAAATAAATCCTGAAGAAATAGAGATTGTTGTTCTGTCACATTCACACTGGGATCATACTGGTGGATTAGAAGGATTTCTAAAATCAAATAGGAATAAAGCAATAGTGTATCAACCAAAAGCTTTCTCGGAAACAACTGAAATTTGTGAAGATATTTATTCAACAGGAGCTTTAGGCGGTTTTTTTAGTATAGCAGAACAATCCTTGGTAGTAAAAACAGAAAAAGAAAATATTGTTGTAACCGGATGTGCTCATCCTGGTTTAGAGAATATAATTGATAGAGCAAGCAAGTTAGGAAAAATCTATGGTGTATTGGGCGGATTCCATGGATTTTCAAAATTAGATAAACTTGAAGTGATTAAATTTATTGCTCCATGCCATTGTACTCAACGAATAGAAGAAATAAAGATCAGGTATCCTGAAAACTTTAGAGAAGTGAAAGCAGGTACTGTAATTGAAATTTGA
- a CDS encoding molybdopterin-guanine dinucleotide biosynthesis protein MobB, with translation MKFEGEIMRVIGIVGFQGSGKTYLGVEIAKELTSRGYKVSAVKHTRGVLDFPKKDTTQYKKYCEQVIAVSRTETVKFFKNGQNLEAIVQLLKSDFVIIEGFKENKTFPRIICLRESREEYSDDLQIATIIKDKLTQKKIKELCNLIEKKAFKLPGLNCRKCGFSSCYGLAKEIVKGKKTVEDCQSMKEEISVLINGQRIFLNPFVGKIFKGTIQCFLNNLRGFKSGEVEIKIK, from the coding sequence TTGAAATTTGAGGGAGAGATAATGCGGGTAATAGGTATTGTTGGTTTTCAAGGAAGTGGGAAAACATATCTGGGGGTAGAAATAGCAAAAGAGCTAACTTCCAGAGGCTACAAGGTGTCAGCGGTAAAGCACACTCGCGGAGTATTAGATTTCCCAAAAAAGGATACCACGCAGTACAAGAAATACTGTGAACAAGTAATTGCTGTTTCCAGGACCGAAACAGTAAAATTTTTCAAGAATGGGCAAAATTTGGAAGCTATAGTTCAATTACTTAAATCTGATTTCGTTATTATTGAGGGTTTTAAAGAAAATAAAACGTTCCCTAGAATTATTTGTCTGAGAGAAAGTAGAGAAGAATATTCTGATGATTTACAAATTGCAACTATCATAAAGGACAAATTAACACAAAAGAAAATAAAAGAACTTTGTAATTTAATAGAGAAAAAAGCATTTAAATTGCCGGGATTGAATTGCAGAAAATGTGGTTTTAGTTCGTGCTATGGCCTTGCTAAAGAGATTGTTAAAGGTAAAAAGACAGTTGAAGATTGCCAGTCGATGAAAGAAGAAATCTCAGTTCTTATAAATGGTCAAAGAATTTTTCTAAACCCATTCGTAGGTAAAATCTTCAAAGGAACCATTCAATGCTTTCTGAATAATTTACGAGGATTTAAAAGTGGTGAAGTTGAAATAAAAATAAAATAA
- a CDS encoding DUF123 domain-containing protein gives MESRINRHLRKKKRFFWHIDYFLKFAKILDVIIAETSKRTTECKIAKALANRFNSVNKFGSSDCQCNSHLFFKEIE, from the coding sequence TTGGAGTCAAGAATAAATAGACATTTAAGGAAGAAGAAAAGATTTTTTTGGCATATTGATTATTTTCTTAAATTTGCTAAAATTCTAGATGTGATAATCGCAGAAACTTCTAAAAGAACTACAGAATGCAAAATTGCTAAAGCTTTAGCTAATAGATTTAATTCTGTTAACAAATTTGGTTCAAGTGATTGTCAATGTAATAGCCATCTATTTTTTAAGGAAATAGAATAA